One Candidatus Nitrososphaera evergladensis SR1 genomic window carries:
- a CDS encoding CFI-box-CTERM domain-containing protein, with protein sequence MNRGGAPLLSVSIILVLLLSAFSTTVFNTAYAQQQQQEKKGPYVNQVTFIHRDDENLALEDIKSGNLDAYYFQIPLEAAADAKNDPRVTVYDRTAGSAGLLMNPAPSKDGNSLNPFSLKEVRFAMNYLIDRQFVVNEIYKGYGSPLIDPFGIYSPEYLNVIDTVESFGFSYNPGLAEKMISDAMTAAGATKDAASGNKWMFKGSPVAVKIMIRLDDTQRKSIGELVASKLEEAGFTVQKDFGDLTKANTIVYASNPQDFKWHLYTEGLAGTSVFVKYNPIIPGQMYAPWVGNMPGSQNPSFWNYKNSTLDDVTQKIFFANFTSAEERSKLVNTAVKGGIQESVRIFLAQRTEPFVASASLKGMVNDFGAGITSKYSLLNVRPPDGKGALNIGVKQIHQGSWNNIAGLSDAYSRDIFYSVYDSATFRDPYTGDIIPMRTQWTDISTQGPTGKLKVSENAQTWDPATQKWKDAGPNATATSKVTYKLLYSKWHNGIPMDKSDLLFSEYFTFEWGTDSGNGDRTVDPEYTSGVAPGLPRLKGIEFTSNDTLESYVNYWHYDDKEIADFAPVWPAEPWEITAATERLVTDGKFAYSRSQAVAKNIDWLDPIVPEHAQAIKQELQQMKSENYIPAALKGIVSADEAKKRYDASIAWINTHKNAVISNGAFYLDNFNIAGGTITIKAFRDPSYPFEQGHWSAYENPKLATIEKVNAAQMIEIGKPAEMTVSLQVDGKPSNDALVEYFIFNKDGKVALRGEAKPAQDSAGTFKVELTQDDTSKLTQGPNQLKIFANSKYAFRPDISTNTILAVASAAAPSSSNNGTGGGGGQTTTTLSGGNGGQQQQPAQPSGCLIATAAFGSELTPQVQYLRNFREHYILSTASGSAFMNAFNSIYYSFSPQVADYERQQPWLQATVKAALYPLFGILMASEKAYSSAAGGDAGAVAAGAVASTLIGAVYLWPATLSARLQSRFGTAAKISLAVMCGAVALIAIGMATTAGGNAPLLLLSIGTSLFVLSAASASAIAVGKLARIGYSALARTGRH encoded by the coding sequence GTGAATAGAGGAGGGGCACCTCTGCTATCGGTATCGATAATTCTGGTACTGCTTTTGTCTGCTTTTTCTACTACGGTTTTCAACACGGCATACGCCCAGCAGCAACAGCAGGAAAAGAAGGGCCCGTACGTGAATCAGGTGACGTTTATCCACCGCGACGATGAGAACCTCGCCCTTGAGGACATCAAGTCGGGAAACCTTGACGCCTATTACTTCCAGATCCCGCTTGAAGCCGCGGCCGACGCAAAGAACGACCCCCGCGTGACGGTATACGACAGGACGGCCGGCTCTGCCGGGCTCTTGATGAACCCCGCGCCGTCCAAGGACGGCAATTCTCTCAACCCGTTCTCCCTCAAGGAAGTGAGGTTTGCCATGAACTATCTGATTGACCGCCAGTTCGTGGTAAACGAGATCTACAAGGGATACGGAAGCCCGCTCATCGACCCCTTTGGCATTTACTCGCCGGAATACCTCAACGTCATAGATACCGTAGAGTCGTTTGGCTTTAGCTACAACCCCGGCCTTGCCGAGAAAATGATATCTGACGCCATGACCGCCGCCGGCGCTACCAAGGATGCTGCAAGCGGCAACAAGTGGATGTTCAAGGGAAGCCCTGTCGCCGTCAAGATCATGATAAGGCTTGACGACACCCAGAGAAAGTCGATAGGCGAGCTTGTAGCCTCAAAGCTCGAAGAAGCAGGGTTCACGGTCCAGAAGGACTTTGGAGACCTGACGAAGGCCAACACAATCGTCTACGCTTCCAACCCGCAGGACTTCAAGTGGCACCTTTACACTGAAGGGCTGGCAGGCACCTCGGTGTTTGTGAAATACAACCCGATAATACCGGGGCAGATGTATGCCCCGTGGGTCGGCAACATGCCGGGCTCCCAGAACCCGAGTTTCTGGAACTACAAGAACTCTACGCTTGACGACGTCACGCAAAAGATATTCTTTGCCAACTTTACGTCGGCAGAAGAGAGAAGCAAGCTGGTGAACACGGCCGTCAAGGGCGGCATACAGGAATCGGTCAGGATATTCCTTGCGCAGAGGACCGAGCCGTTTGTAGCCTCCGCTTCGCTCAAGGGCATGGTCAACGACTTTGGCGCAGGCATCACAAGCAAGTATTCTCTTCTAAACGTCAGGCCGCCGGACGGCAAGGGCGCCCTCAACATCGGCGTCAAGCAGATCCACCAAGGCTCTTGGAACAACATAGCCGGCCTGTCCGATGCGTACAGCAGGGACATTTTCTATTCTGTCTACGACAGTGCCACTTTCAGAGACCCGTACACTGGCGACATAATCCCAATGAGGACCCAGTGGACAGACATTTCCACTCAGGGCCCTACAGGCAAGCTAAAGGTATCAGAGAACGCCCAGACGTGGGATCCGGCCACGCAAAAGTGGAAGGACGCCGGGCCAAATGCCACTGCCACAAGCAAGGTCACGTACAAGCTCCTATACTCAAAGTGGCACAACGGCATCCCGATGGACAAGTCTGACCTGCTGTTCTCTGAATATTTCACTTTCGAGTGGGGCACCGATTCAGGCAACGGAGACAGGACAGTAGACCCCGAATACACGTCTGGAGTGGCGCCGGGGCTCCCGCGCCTCAAAGGAATAGAGTTCACGTCCAACGACACCTTGGAATCCTACGTCAACTATTGGCATTATGACGACAAAGAGATTGCCGACTTTGCGCCTGTGTGGCCGGCAGAGCCTTGGGAGATAACCGCAGCGACAGAAAGGCTCGTCACCGACGGCAAGTTTGCGTATTCCAGGAGCCAGGCGGTTGCAAAGAACATCGACTGGCTCGACCCGATAGTGCCAGAGCATGCGCAGGCTATTAAACAAGAACTGCAACAGATGAAGAGCGAAAATTACATCCCAGCGGCTCTCAAGGGAATAGTGAGCGCAGACGAGGCTAAAAAGCGCTACGACGCAAGCATCGCCTGGATAAACACCCACAAGAACGCCGTCATCAGCAACGGTGCGTTCTACCTCGACAATTTCAACATTGCCGGAGGAACCATCACCATCAAGGCGTTCCGCGACCCGTCCTACCCGTTTGAACAGGGGCACTGGTCGGCCTACGAGAACCCCAAGCTTGCAACGATAGAAAAGGTGAATGCGGCCCAGATGATAGAGATAGGCAAGCCTGCAGAAATGACAGTCAGCCTGCAGGTTGACGGCAAGCCAAGCAACGACGCGCTGGTAGAATATTTCATTTTCAACAAGGACGGCAAAGTGGCTCTCAGAGGCGAGGCCAAGCCTGCGCAAGACAGCGCAGGAACGTTCAAAGTAGAACTGACGCAGGACGACACTTCAAAACTGACGCAGGGGCCAAACCAGCTAAAGATATTTGCAAACAGCAAGTATGCGTTCAGGCCGGACATTTCGACCAATACGATTCTTGCGGTTGCATCGGCGGCCGCTCCGTCCAGCAGCAACAATGGTACAGGAGGAGGAGGGGGGCAAACAACGACAACTCTTTCTGGCGGCAATGGAGGACAGCAACAGCAGCCGGCGCAGCCGTCCGGGTGCCTCATTGCAACGGCGGCGTTTGGCTCTGAATTGACGCCGCAGGTGCAGTACCTGCGCAACTTTAGGGAGCACTATATCCTGTCAACCGCCTCCGGCTCGGCGTTCATGAACGCCTTTAACAGCATCTACTACTCGTTCAGCCCGCAGGTGGCAGATTACGAACGCCAGCAGCCGTGGCTTCAGGCAACGGTAAAGGCCGCGCTGTACCCGCTCTTTGGGATACTCATGGCGTCAGAAAAGGCGTACTCGTCAGCGGCCGGGGGCGACGCAGGAGCGGTGGCCGCAGGTGCAGTCGCAAGCACGCTGATTGGCGCAGTGTACCTGTGGCCGGCGACGCTTTCGGCGCGCCTGCAGAGCAGGTTTGGAACGGCCGCCAAGATATCGCTTGCAGTTATGTGTGGCGCAGTTGCGCTGATTGCAATCGGCATGGCTACAACAGCAGGAGGCAACGCGCCGCTGCTGTTGCTGTCAATAGGCACATCACTGTTCGTCCTGTCGGCCGCAAGCGCGTCCGCGATTGCAGTCGGCAAGCTTGCAAGGATCGGCTACAGTGCGCTTGCCCGGACAGG
- a CDS encoding ATP-binding cassette domain-containing protein: protein MAAPLLEVRDLRKYFAVKRSFRQMLHQKGRDFVKAVDGVSFTLERGKVLVLAGESGSGKTTVARLVLRATDPDAGSIIFEGNDVTLYTGSQLKHFRSSVHMVYQDPYASLNPRMKIMDIVMEPLSIHDRASTKEQKEEKVLKALEEVRLVPAQEIARRLPHMLSGGQRQRVALARALVMRPALIVADEPVSMLDVSVRGEILDLMQTLRRRFSLSYIYITHDLSTARYVGDDIAIMNAGKIVETGPIDRVLLSPAHQYTKSLIEAIPDPDRGRTYAP from the coding sequence ATGGCAGCCCCGCTGCTTGAGGTCAGGGACCTGCGCAAGTACTTTGCAGTCAAGCGCAGCTTTCGGCAGATGCTCCACCAGAAGGGCCGGGATTTTGTCAAGGCTGTCGACGGCGTCAGCTTTACTCTAGAGCGCGGCAAGGTTCTCGTGCTTGCAGGCGAGTCAGGGTCTGGCAAGACCACGGTTGCAAGGCTGGTGCTTCGCGCCACAGACCCGGACGCCGGATCGATAATCTTTGAGGGAAACGATGTCACGCTCTACACCGGAAGCCAGCTGAAGCACTTTCGCTCCTCCGTGCACATGGTGTACCAGGACCCGTACGCGTCGCTGAACCCCCGCATGAAGATAATGGACATCGTGATGGAGCCCCTCTCCATACACGACAGGGCAAGCACGAAAGAGCAGAAGGAGGAAAAGGTGCTAAAAGCGCTTGAGGAAGTGAGGCTTGTGCCGGCGCAAGAGATTGCTAGGCGCCTGCCCCACATGCTCTCCGGCGGCCAGCGCCAGAGGGTCGCCCTTGCAAGGGCGCTCGTCATGAGGCCGGCGCTCATCGTGGCCGACGAGCCGGTCTCGATGCTTGACGTTTCTGTAAGGGGCGAGATACTGGATCTGATGCAGACGCTCCGGCGGCGTTTTTCCCTCTCGTACATCTATATCACCCACGACCTGTCAACCGCACGCTATGTCGGCGACGACATCGCCATCATGAACGCAGGCAAGATAGTCGAGACGGGACCCATCGACAGGGTGCTCCTGAGCCCGGCGCACCAGTACACCAAATCGCTGATAGAGGCTATACCGGACCCGGACCGCGGCCGGACCTATGCACCATGA
- a CDS encoding diphthine--ammonia ligase, whose protein sequence is MRLAALFSGGKDSTFAIYRARQAGHAVECLITMHPAADDSALFHYPNSRVTRYLAEAMKIPLLESAAVTGTDRDAEIKALAAAVAQAKLLYRVEGIVNGGIASVFQKQAFEEACKEHGLVPVSPLWGAEPEKYMADLLASGFTVMIVGISAMGLEKEWLGKVIDGESLAKLVQLSKKYGFNLAFEGGEAETLVLDCPLYSKRLAVGQATAKWDGQRGIFEILEAELVNR, encoded by the coding sequence ATGAGGCTTGCGGCGCTTTTTTCCGGTGGCAAGGACAGCACGTTTGCCATCTACCGCGCAAGGCAGGCAGGCCATGCCGTTGAATGCCTGATAACGATGCACCCTGCGGCCGACGACAGCGCGCTGTTTCACTACCCAAACAGCCGCGTTACAAGATACCTTGCAGAGGCGATGAAAATTCCGCTTCTAGAGTCTGCCGCCGTAACCGGCACTGACAGGGACGCTGAAATCAAGGCACTTGCCGCGGCTGTGGCGCAGGCAAAATTGCTGTACCGCGTCGAGGGCATAGTGAACGGCGGCATCGCAAGCGTATTTCAAAAGCAGGCTTTTGAGGAGGCGTGCAAAGAGCACGGCCTTGTGCCCGTCTCGCCACTCTGGGGCGCCGAGCCGGAAAAATACATGGCCGATCTCTTGGCAAGCGGTTTTACTGTGATGATAGTGGGCATCTCTGCAATGGGGCTTGAAAAAGAGTGGCTTGGCAAAGTCATCGACGGAGAATCCCTTGCAAAACTCGTACAGCTCTCAAAAAAATATGGCTTTAACCTGGCGTTTGAGGGCGGCGAGGCAGAGACGCTTGTCCTGGACTGCCCGCTCTACTCAAAAAGGCTCGCCGTGGGGCAGGCCACCGCAAAATGGGACGGCCAGAGGGGAATATTTGAAATACTGGAAGCAGAGCTAGTAAACCGGTAG
- a CDS encoding signal recognition particle receptor subunit alpha has translation MFDNLRDGLRSALKKIVGASDINEELIDSLCKDIQRSLLLSDVKAGLVKTITDNLKQRALTEQPPKGLSRKDHIVTILYGELARMLGYSGEVITTIDKKGIDDDPGVTAFFKPGKQNVVLLLGIQGSGKTTVTAKLARWLTRHGYRVGVVGTDTWRPGALTQLKMNCAKINVEVYGEEESKDAVGIARHGLEHFKPQNLDVIIIDTAGRHKEEAGLLQEMAEMHKASTPDLALLVLDGTIGQQAYSQAEAFHKAAPLGGIIITKLDGTAKGGGALAASAATGAKVMFIGTGERIDDLEQFSPTRFVGRLLGMGDIKALLEMAKGLEMQADENQAKRVLSGKMTIEDFYAQMEQVSKIGFRNVIENMPGLSGMVKEDQLDAMQARMEKWRFIIQSMTKDEKKDPDLINEARRKRIARGSGMPESEVKHMITQYNNSKAMMKQSKGRQMQGLMRKFGLG, from the coding sequence ATGTTTGACAACCTGCGTGACGGCCTGAGGAGCGCGCTCAAGAAAATAGTGGGCGCATCCGACATTAACGAGGAGCTTATCGATTCATTATGCAAGGACATCCAGCGCTCGCTCTTGCTGTCAGACGTAAAGGCAGGGCTTGTCAAGACAATTACCGATAACCTGAAGCAGCGCGCCCTGACAGAGCAGCCGCCAAAGGGGCTCTCGCGCAAGGACCACATCGTTACAATACTGTACGGCGAGCTGGCAAGGATGCTAGGCTACTCTGGCGAGGTAATAACCACTATTGACAAAAAGGGCATAGACGACGACCCCGGCGTCACCGCGTTCTTCAAGCCCGGCAAGCAAAACGTCGTGCTCCTTCTTGGCATACAGGGCTCCGGCAAGACGACCGTCACTGCAAAACTTGCAAGGTGGCTCACAAGGCACGGCTATCGGGTCGGAGTCGTCGGCACGGACACGTGGCGCCCCGGCGCGCTGACGCAACTAAAGATGAACTGCGCCAAGATAAACGTCGAAGTATACGGCGAAGAGGAGAGCAAGGACGCAGTCGGCATTGCAAGGCACGGCCTTGAGCATTTCAAGCCCCAGAATCTGGACGTCATAATCATAGACACCGCCGGCAGGCACAAGGAAGAAGCTGGCCTCCTGCAAGAGATGGCCGAGATGCACAAGGCATCGACGCCGGACCTCGCGTTGCTCGTTCTGGACGGGACCATCGGCCAGCAGGCGTACAGCCAGGCTGAGGCGTTTCACAAGGCGGCGCCATTAGGCGGCATCATTATTACAAAACTTGACGGCACTGCCAAGGGTGGAGGCGCCCTTGCCGCCTCTGCGGCCACGGGTGCAAAGGTGATGTTCATCGGAACAGGCGAGCGCATCGACGACCTGGAGCAGTTCTCGCCCACGCGCTTTGTCGGCCGCCTGCTCGGCATGGGCGACATCAAGGCACTATTGGAAATGGCCAAGGGCCTTGAGATGCAGGCAGACGAGAACCAGGCCAAGAGGGTGCTGTCAGGCAAGATGACGATTGAGGATTTTTACGCTCAGATGGAGCAGGTGAGCAAGATTGGCTTCCGAAACGTCATCGAAAACATGCCCGGCCTTTCCGGCATGGTAAAAGAAGATCAGCTGGACGCGATGCAGGCTCGCATGGAAAAGTGGCGCTTTATCATCCAGTCGATGACCAAGGACGAAAAGAAGGACCCCGACCTCATTAACGAGGCGCGGCGCAAGCGCATAGCCCGAGGCTCGGGGATGCCCGAAAGCGAGGTCAAGCACATGATCACGCAGTACAACAACTCCAAGGCCATGATGAAGCAGTCCAAGGGCCGGCAGATGCAGGGCCTCATGAGGAAGTTCGGACTTGGCTGA
- a CDS encoding D-glucuronyl C5-epimerase family protein, with amino-acid sequence MATSERRTGGNNSRGPVPDENGVMMYDYGGSTGIVYNPTVVATYGLQYHDSYQRTGDPQARQNLINTADWLLEHAKEQKYKCSKYSLWQYGFRWGWYGGVDPPYASALAQAEGINVLLLANEMTGGGGHDRYVAEAKRAFGAFLVDYDDGGVTSDEGRDSIFLQLLAKPGFQKTYVLNGHLNSLIQVWKYYQYTRDYRALIVFGKGVNWLTADGNLQKYYTGDWSYYDQMGNRAQDNYHRGHISQLGKLYEITGEPVLKEYCDRFAACIRQDL; translated from the coding sequence ATGGCAACTTCGGAGCGACGTACTGGCGGCAACAACAGCCGCGGGCCGGTCCCAGACGAAAACGGGGTCATGATGTACGACTATGGCGGCTCGACAGGCATAGTCTACAACCCTACCGTGGTTGCCACGTACGGGCTGCAGTACCACGACAGTTACCAGCGGACAGGCGATCCGCAGGCAAGGCAGAACCTCATCAACACCGCCGACTGGCTGCTAGAGCACGCAAAAGAACAGAAATACAAATGCAGCAAGTATTCGCTCTGGCAGTATGGCTTCAGGTGGGGATGGTACGGAGGAGTCGATCCTCCATACGCCTCGGCACTTGCACAGGCCGAAGGAATCAACGTCTTGCTGCTGGCAAATGAAATGACAGGGGGAGGTGGCCACGATCGCTATGTTGCAGAGGCGAAAAGGGCTTTTGGCGCGTTTTTGGTCGACTATGACGACGGCGGGGTTACAAGCGACGAGGGGAGGGACTCGATATTCCTGCAGCTTTTGGCCAAGCCGGGCTTTCAAAAGACCTACGTGCTAAACGGCCACCTGAACTCTCTGATACAAGTATGGAAATACTATCAGTACACGCGCGACTATCGTGCGCTCATCGTGTTTGGCAAGGGAGTAAACTGGCTCACAGCTGACGGCAACCTGCAAAAATACTACACCGGCGACTGGTCTTACTACGACCAGATGGGCAACAGGGCACAGGACAACTATCATCGCGGGCACATTAGCCAGCTTGGCAAGCTCTACGAAATAACAGGCGAGCCTGTACTGAAAGAGTACTGCGACAGGTTTGCCGCCTGCATCAGGCAAGACCTGTAA
- a CDS encoding nucleotidyltransferase domain-containing protein: MQKCIDKIAKGRKVAAACIYGSKVAGYARPDSDIDVIVVLENYPYRVKYAYVKESGIDVSALVVNKKSLERDAKSARMGEFVAGRLLHVYEPMINPEFFAQVERIYKRRVILEELQELVKSSSVLATEISFPLEYIAFSKVKRRAAMYPNAAYSYFKTYNTTASPRNIDFAMQGYRRALADIVIEDPGLFIIDGPMLRLSGERVKFARGKPVLHLTKKLRHFISSYVVHSYAGRHMFHLAVKEAESKIRRHVSQHVEFPPFLACPACEYWKIPEGALVVVADRHSGGDWIDAVAQAHGISSGYSAKKRRLGNPNSRTMLYTLKHGGSELKIAAKELARTKSVKWAALSMWTAQVKKFKVDPMYRLGTEYRALRYLRTLGLKTPEIEAVVLDRRILATRFVEGTSLADIIRDALAGNSNDFGLVREAGRQVAVVHAQGACFGNIKPKNVIASDNELWFTDLEQFVFEGGDPVWDLAQFVCWGLKGSANAPVAAKVAAEFLKGYGNEQVAGRLAQSKRYIENFLPVLSPQVARAIKNVARSL, encoded by the coding sequence TTGCAAAAATGCATTGATAAAATCGCCAAGGGCCGCAAGGTCGCCGCGGCGTGCATCTACGGTTCAAAGGTCGCCGGCTATGCAAGGCCGGACAGCGACATCGACGTCATTGTCGTGCTTGAAAACTATCCGTACAGGGTAAAGTATGCATACGTAAAGGAATCCGGCATTGACGTTTCCGCCCTTGTCGTGAACAAAAAGTCGCTTGAAAGGGACGCAAAGAGCGCGCGCATGGGCGAGTTTGTGGCAGGCCGGCTCCTGCATGTCTACGAGCCGATGATAAACCCTGAATTTTTCGCACAAGTTGAACGAATCTACAAGCGCCGGGTGATACTTGAGGAGCTGCAGGAGCTTGTAAAATCATCAAGCGTCCTTGCAACGGAAATATCATTTCCGCTCGAATACATTGCGTTTTCAAAGGTAAAGCGCCGTGCGGCAATGTACCCAAACGCCGCGTACAGCTATTTCAAGACCTACAACACAACAGCAAGCCCGCGCAACATCGACTTTGCGATGCAGGGCTACAGGCGGGCACTTGCTGACATTGTGATTGAAGACCCCGGGCTGTTCATAATCGACGGGCCGATGCTCCGGCTGTCTGGCGAGCGCGTCAAGTTTGCGCGTGGCAAGCCTGTACTTCACCTGACAAAAAAGCTCCGGCATTTCATCAGCTCGTACGTGGTCCACTCGTACGCCGGCAGGCACATGTTTCACCTTGCTGTCAAGGAGGCCGAGTCAAAGATCCGCCGCCACGTCAGCCAGCACGTCGAGTTCCCGCCATTTCTTGCGTGCCCTGCGTGCGAATACTGGAAGATACCCGAGGGCGCGCTTGTAGTAGTGGCAGACAGGCACAGCGGAGGAGACTGGATTGATGCCGTCGCACAGGCGCACGGCATCTCTTCTGGATATTCTGCAAAAAAGCGCCGGCTTGGCAACCCAAACAGCAGGACGATGCTCTACACGCTAAAGCACGGTGGCAGTGAGTTGAAAATAGCCGCAAAAGAGCTTGCCCGCACAAAGTCGGTCAAGTGGGCCGCTCTAAGCATGTGGACCGCGCAGGTAAAAAAATTCAAGGTCGACCCTATGTACCGACTTGGGACCGAATACCGGGCTTTGCGATACCTGCGCACGCTTGGGCTCAAGACGCCTGAAATAGAGGCCGTGGTCCTTGACAGAAGGATTCTTGCGACCCGGTTTGTGGAAGGTACAAGCCTTGCCGACATTATCCGGGACGCGCTTGCCGGCAACAGCAACGACTTTGGACTTGTCAGGGAAGCTGGAAGGCAGGTTGCAGTTGTCCATGCGCAAGGCGCGTGCTTTGGCAACATCAAGCCCAAGAATGTGATCGCAAGTGACAATGAGCTGTGGTTCACAGACCTTGAGCAGTTTGTCTTTGAGGGTGGCGACCCTGTATGGGACCTTGCGCAGTTTGTGTGCTGGGGCTTGAAAGGAAGCGCAAACGCGCCAGTGGCAGCAAAAGTGGCAGCTGAATTCCTAAAAGGGTACGGGAATGAGCAAGTGGCCGGCCGACTCGCGCAGAGCAAGCGCTACATCGAGAATTTTTTGCCTGTCCTGTCGCCGCAGGTGGCCAGGGCGATTAAAAACGTGGCCCGTAGCCTGTAA
- a CDS encoding 30S ribosomal protein S27ae, giving the protein MADKKAPAKGEVAVYKFYKVEGNKVTRNKRECLKCGKGVFMAEHKDRFTCGKCGYTEFARKEAPKKGKK; this is encoded by the coding sequence ATGGCAGACAAAAAGGCTCCAGCAAAGGGCGAGGTTGCAGTCTACAAGTTTTACAAGGTAGAGGGCAACAAGGTCACAAGGAACAAGCGCGAATGCCTGAAATGCGGCAAGGGCGTGTTCATGGCGGAGCACAAGGACCGCTTTACGTGCGGCAAGTGCGGCTACACGGAATTTGCGCGCAAAGAAGCCCCCAAGAAGGGCAAAAAGTAG
- a CDS encoding menaquinone biosynthesis decarboxylase, producing MPFESLGEYVDALERAGELKRVRAKVSADLEIAEVMRRLMYKGDQPAVLFENVEGSDMQVLGNAFGTMKRLKLALESEDFVDIGQRIVDLTRMKMPSGMFNKLKMLPKLSEIGEYGPKYEDKGPVTEVVEGGDKASFNSLPILQSFAGDAGRFITFGMTVTKHPETEIRNLGVYRVQIVDDKHAIMHWQTHKRGAQHYKMLKEQNKKIQAAIVIGADPATVFSAVAPVPEGMDKYLFAGITRKKGVKLVKCRTVDLEVPANAEIVLEGYVDPNDMRMEGPFGDHTGYYTPAEPFPTFTLTGIMRRRNPIYLTTVVGKPVLEDAYIGKVIERSFLPLIQMFHPEVVDFSMPGAGWFQGLAVISIKKTYPGQAKKVMMGLWGMGQLALTKMFVVVDSDVDVHDANDVIWAVTTRADAARDTVIINNAPTDTLDPASPLVNLGSKMGIDATQKTREEGYMREIQQLAVVDDKTKALVDRRWQEYFSS from the coding sequence ATGCCGTTTGAAAGCCTCGGCGAGTACGTTGATGCCCTTGAAAGGGCGGGCGAGCTGAAACGCGTAAGGGCAAAGGTCAGCGCGGACCTTGAAATAGCAGAAGTGATGCGCCGGCTCATGTACAAGGGCGACCAGCCTGCAGTACTCTTTGAAAACGTTGAGGGCTCTGACATGCAGGTCCTTGGAAACGCTTTTGGCACCATGAAGCGCCTGAAGCTGGCGCTAGAATCAGAGGACTTTGTGGATATTGGCCAGCGCATTGTCGACCTGACAAGGATGAAGATGCCGTCTGGCATGTTCAACAAGCTAAAGATGCTGCCCAAGCTGTCAGAGATTGGCGAGTACGGTCCAAAGTACGAGGACAAGGGACCTGTGACAGAAGTGGTAGAGGGGGGCGATAAAGCGTCCTTCAACTCGCTTCCAATTCTACAGTCGTTTGCCGGCGACGCAGGCAGGTTCATCACCTTTGGCATGACGGTCACGAAACATCCAGAGACAGAGATCCGCAACCTCGGGGTCTACCGCGTACAGATCGTCGACGACAAGCACGCGATAATGCACTGGCAGACCCACAAGCGCGGCGCACAGCACTACAAGATGCTCAAAGAGCAGAACAAAAAGATACAGGCCGCCATCGTTATTGGCGCAGACCCTGCAACCGTGTTTTCTGCTGTCGCACCCGTACCAGAAGGCATGGACAAGTACCTTTTTGCAGGCATCACAAGGAAGAAAGGGGTGAAACTCGTAAAATGCAGGACCGTCGATCTTGAAGTGCCTGCAAACGCCGAGATAGTGCTTGAAGGGTACGTAGACCCAAACGACATGCGCATGGAAGGGCCCTTTGGCGACCACACCGGCTATTACACACCTGCAGAGCCCTTTCCCACTTTTACGCTGACAGGCATCATGAGGCGCAGAAACCCGATATACCTGACGACCGTGGTGGGCAAGCCGGTGCTTGAGGATGCCTACATCGGCAAGGTAATCGAGCGGTCGTTTTTGCCTCTGATACAGATGTTCCATCCAGAGGTGGTAGACTTTTCCATGCCGGGCGCAGGATGGTTCCAGGGTCTTGCCGTGATATCTATCAAAAAGACGTATCCGGGCCAGGCAAAAAAAGTGATGATGGGCCTGTGGGGCATGGGCCAGCTTGCACTGACAAAAATGTTCGTGGTAGTCGACAGCGACGTGGACGTGCACGACGCAAACGACGTGATATGGGCGGTGACTACGCGGGCCGATGCCGCGCGCGACACGGTCATCATCAACAACGCGCCGACCGACACGCTTGACCCTGCGTCGCCGCTTGTCAACCTCGGCTCAAAGATGGGAATTGACGCCACGCAAAAGACAAGAGAAGAAGGCTACATGCGGGAGATACAGCAACTGGCGGTCGTAGATGACAAGACAAAGGCGCTTGTAGACAGGCGCTGGCAAGAGTACTTCAGCTCCTAG